From a single Phalacrocorax aristotelis chromosome 1, bGulAri2.1, whole genome shotgun sequence genomic region:
- the P2RY8 gene encoding S-geranylgeranyl-glutathione receptor P2RY8 — MIENRSHLDVETLAMLQNKAISITLPVVYSLVAMISIPGNLFSLWVLCWHIKPKTPSVIFMINLSVTDLMLASCFPFQIYYHVHSNHWNFSKTLCSLVTVMFYSNMYSSILTMTCISIERYMGVVHPMKLIKWRRKRYALAACLGMWIFLLIALYPLESTDLTYEVKELGIITCFDVLKWNMLPSFAAWVAFLLTLFVVLFLIPFVITVGCYIGIIRKLIQTSNRYGNKQKTRSIYLAIIVLLVFITCFAPNNFILLVHVIIRLFYDRSLYPAYKLTLCLSCLNNCIDPFIYYFACKEFYQKSMQVFRLKVPISDSLENRRESLFSGRTMSARSMSSGPMDGLEGVKVSLQRQESVF, encoded by the coding sequence ATGATTGAAAACAGATCCCACCTGGATGTTGAAACGCTGGCAATGCTCCAGAATAAAGCTATCTCCATCACCCTCCCAGTTGTGTATTCATTGGTGGCGATGATCAGTATCCCTGGCAACTTGTTCTCCCTTTGGGTGCTCTGCTGGCACATCAAACCCAAAACACCTTCTGTTATCTTCATGATCAACCTAAGCGTCACAGATCTCATGCTGgccagctgctttcccttcCAGATTTATTATCACGTCCATAGCAATCACTGGAATTTTAGCAAGACTCTCTGCAGCCTCGTGACTGTGATGTTCTACTCCAATATGTATTCTTCCATACTGACAATGACCTGTATCAGCATCGAGCGGTACATGGGTGTGGTACATCCCATGAAGTTGAtcaaatggagaagaaaaagatatgccctggctgcctgcctAGGTATGTGGATTTTCTTATTAATAGCCTTATACCCACTTGAAAGCACAGATCTGACCTATGAAGTGAAAGAATTGGGGATTATAACCTGTTTTGACGTCCTCAAATGGAATATGCTGCCCAGCTTCGCAGCCTGGGTAGCCTTTCTCCTCACACTATTTGTCGTGCTCTTCCTGATCCCTTTTGTTATAACAGTTGGATGCTATATTGGCATCATTCGGAAGCTTATTCAGACGTCGAACAGATACGGTAACAAGCAGAAGACTAGATCCATATACCTGGCGATAATAGTCCTTTTGGTATTCATCACTTGCTTCGCCCCAAATAACTTTATCCTACTGGTGCATGTGATCATCCGCCTATTTTATGACAGGAGTTTGTACCCTGCCTACAAGCTCACCTTGTGCCTCAGTTGCCTCAACAACTGCATAGATCccttcatttattattttgcatgcAAAGAATTTTACCAGAAATCCATGCAAGTGTTTCGCCTTAAGGTACCGATCAGCGATagtttggaaaacagaagggaaagctTATTCTCTGGCAGGACCATGTCAGCCAGGTCGATGTCAAGCGGACCTATGGATGGGTTAGAGGGAGTAAAGGTCTCTTTGCAAAGACAGGAAAGTGTTTTTTAG